From a single Miscanthus floridulus cultivar M001 chromosome 8, ASM1932011v1, whole genome shotgun sequence genomic region:
- the LOC136472943 gene encoding ankyrin repeat-containing protein At5g02620-like codes for MERQSSIRLGALEKLKSFRGMEKQKSFRGIMSLERRSRDSPGKRGDTPLHLAARSGSVAHAQRILAELNRTLAAEMAARQNQDGETPLYVAAEKGHAEVVREILKVSDVQTAGIKASNSFDAFHIAAKQGHLEVLKEMLHALPALAMTTNSVNATALDTAAIQGHVEIVNLLLETNASLARITRNNGKTVLHSAARLGHLEVVRSLLNKDPGIGLRTDKKGQTALHMASKGQNAEIVVELLKPDVSVIHIEDNKGNRPLHVATWKGNIIIVQTLLSVEGIDVNAVNRSGETAFAIAEKMNNEELVNILKEAGGETAKQQVHPPNSAKQLKQTVSDIRHDVQSQIKQTCQTKMQVNQIKKRLEKLHIGGLNNAINSNTVVAVLIATVAFAAIFTVPGNFVEDLSQAPPGMSLGQAYVASNPAFIIFLVFDALALFISLAVVVVQTSLIVVERRAKKRMVFVMNKLMWLACLFISVAFIALTYVVVGRDDWWLAWCTMAIGTVIMLTTLGSMCYCIIAHRLEENTRKIRKKASASQSRGSWSRSVDSDEEILNNEYKTKMYAL; via the exons ATGGAGCGTCAGTCCAGCATCCGGCTGGGCGCGCTGGAGAAGCTCAAGAGCTTCCGAGGGATGGAGAAGCAGAAGAGCTTCCGGGGGATCATGTCCCTGGAGCGGCGGAGCAGGGACAGCCCGGGGAAACGCGGCGACACGCCGCTCCACCTCGCGGCGAGGTCCGGGAGCGTGGCCCACGCGCAGAGGATCCTTGCGGAGCTCAACCGCACGCTGGCCGCCGAGATGGCGGCCAGGCAGAACCAGGACGGCGAGACGCCGCTGTACGTCGCCGCCGAGAAGGGGCACGCCGAGGTCGTGCGCGAGATCCTCAAGGTCTCTGATGTGCAGACGGCCGGCATCAAGGCCAGCAATAGCTTCGATGCGTTCCACATCGCCGCCAAACAGGGCCATCTTG AGGTTCTGAAGGAGATGCTGCATGCTCTTCCTGCTCTTGCTATGACAACAAATTCTGTGAATGCTACAGCTCTGGACACCGCTGCAATTCAGGGTCATGTTGAAATTGTCAATCTCCTACTGGAAACTAATGCTAGCCTTGCCAGAATCACGAGAAACAATGGCAAAACGGTTTTACATTCAGCAGCAAGATTGGGACATCTGGAAGTTGTAAGATCATTGTTGAATAAAGATCCTGGGATTGGTTTAAGAACAGACAAGAAGGGACAAACAGCACTACATATGGCTTCAAAAGGACAGAATGCTGAAATCGTGGTTGAATTGTTGAAGCCTGATGTCTCAGTCATCCATATtgaagacaacaagggaaacagGCCTTTGCATGTTGCTACTTGGAAGGGGAATATCATT ATAGTGCAGACTCTATTATCAGTCGAGGGGATTGATGTCAATGCAGTTAACAGATCTGGAGAGACTGCATTTGCCATTGCTGAGAAAATGAACAATGAAGAACTTGTTAACATCCTAAAAGAGGCTGGTGGCGAAACTGCAAAACAGCAGGTACATCCTCCAAATTCAGCGAAGCAACTGAAGCAAACAGTCAGCGATATTAGACATGATGTCCAGTCCCAGATCAAGCAAACATGTCAGACCAAGATGCAAGTCAATCAAATCAAGAAGAGGCTCGAAAAGCTCCACATCGGTGGGCTGAACAACGCCATCAACTCCAACACCGTGGTCGCGGTGCTTATCGCCACGGTAGCCTTTGCCGCCATATTCACGGTCCCCGGAAACTTCGTGGAGGATCTGAGCCAGGCTCCCCCTGGCATGTCCCTGGGGCAGGCGTACGTGGCGAGCAACCCGGCCTTCATAATCTTCCTGGTCTTCGACGCCCTGGCCCTCTTCATCTCGCTCGCGGTGGTCGTCGTGCAGACCTCGCTGATCGTCGTGGAGCGGAGAGCGAAGAAGAGGATGGTGTTCGTGATGAACAAGCTGATGTGGCTGGCGTGCCTCTTCATCTCAGTGGCCTTCATCGCGCTGACCTATGTGGTGGTGGGGCGCGACGACTGGTGGCTGGCCTGGTGCACCATGGCCATCGGCACCGTGATCATGCTCACCACCCTTGGCTCCATGTGCTACTGCATCATTGCACACAGGCTGGAGGAGAACACCAGGAAGATCAGGAAGAAGGCCTCCGCGAGCCAGTCCCGGGGCTCCTGGTCCCGATCCGTCGACTCAGATGAGGAGATACTTAACAACGAATACAAGACGAAGATGTACGCGCTGTAG
- the LOC136476986 gene encoding putative disease resistance protein RGA3, producing the protein MADLLLLPVVTRVTGKATDELVQSVTRMWGIDTDRGKLERLLFAVQCMLPDAEVKGETSPVVRRWMKELKVIAYQADDVLDDLQYEALRCEANEGEPTARKVSRYLTLHSPLLFRLTVSRNLSKVLKKLDDLVLEMHTLGLVERPVAQHALCQQTQVVLDGSAEIFGRDDDKEVVVKLLLDQQHQGQKNVQVLPIIGIGGVGKTTLAKMVYKDHRIHKHFGLKIWHCVSENFEPISVVRSIIELATGERCDLLDDSNFWRARLQGAIGRKRFLLILDNVWNEEQDKWEDELKPLLCTSIGGSGSMIVVTSRNQQVAAIMGTLPTQELACLTEDDSWELFSKKAFSKGVQEQPELVTIGRRIVHMCKGLPLALNTMGGLMSSKQEVQDWEAIAERYNSDTSRGTDEVLSILRLSYRHLPKEMKQCFAFCAVFPKDYEMEKDKLIQLWMANGYIREGGTMDLAQKSDFVFSELVWRSFLQDMKAKIFCNTLHETIICKMHDLMHDMAKDVSDECASAEELIQGKASIKDIYHMQVSRHELNEINGLLKGRSSLHTLLTQSAHNHLELKLKSVRSLCCEGLSVIHGQLISTAHLRYLDLSGSKIVSLPNSLCMLYNLQSLWLNGCSRLRYLPDGMTTMRKISYIHLLECDSLERMPPKLGLLQNLRTLTTFIVDTGDDLGIEELKDLRHLGNRLELFNLNKVKSGSKVNFHEKQNLSELLLYWGRDRDYDPLDNEEFNKDEEVLESLVPHGELKVLKLHGYGGLAMSQWMRDPKIFRCLRELVITECPRCKDLPIVCLSSSLEVLNLSEMISLTTLCKNIDVAEAGCNTSQQIFPKLRRMRLQYLPELERWAENSAGEPSTSVMFPMLEELKIYHCYKLVSFPESPVLTLLSCRGDSARGLVPVSMPLGSWPSLVHLGIGLLAEVVMPPEDLQSQNQRPLDTMRSLKILGEDGFVSIFNLSKSQLGFRDCLAFVEKLEIGSCPSIVHWPVEELRCLPCLRSLNIWYCKNLEGKGSSSEEILPLPQLEWLSIQHCESLLEIPKLPTSLEEMGIRCCNSLVALPSNLGNLAKLRHFSIEDCGEMKALPDGMDGLTSLERLSIGECPGIEKFPQSLLQRLQALKFLEIKACPDLQRRCRQGGEYFDLISSISSKDIPEVESNIKKFVKKLIPFC; encoded by the coding sequence ATGGCTGACTTGCTGCTTCTCCCTGTGGTGACCAGGGTGACCGGCAAGGCCACCGACGAGCTCGTTCAGAGCGTCACCCGAATGTGGGGCATCGACACCGACCGTGGCAAGCTGGAGCGGTTGCTGTTTGCGGTTCAGTGCATGCTGCCTGACGCTGAGGTGAAGGGCGAGACCAGCCCCGTTGTCAGGAGGTGGATGAAGGAACTTAAGGTCATTGCCTATCAGGCAGACGATGTCCTTGACGACTTACAGTATGAGGCTCTGCGCTGTGAGGCCAATGAGGGTGAGCCCACGGCACGCAAGGTATCACGTTACTTGACCCTTCACAGCCCTCTTCTGTTCCGTCTCACTGTGAGTAGGAACCTGAGCAAGGTTCTTAAGAAATTGGATGATCTTGTCCTGGAGATGCACACTTTAGGTCTGGTGGAGCGCCCGGTGGCGCAACACGCTCTATGTCAGCAAACGCAGGTAGTACTGGATGGCTCTGCTGAAATCTTTGGTAGAGATGATGACAAGGAGGTGGTAGTAAAGCTGTTGCTTGACCAGCAACATCAAGGTCAGAAGAATGTGCAGGTGCTGCCCATTATAGGGATAGGGGGTGTGGGCAAGACCACGTTAGCAAAGATGGTGTACAAAGACCACAGGATTCATAAGCACTTTGGCTTGAAGATATGGCATTGTGTGTCTGAAAACTTTGAACCCATCTCTGTTGTGAGATCCATCATCGAATTGGCTACAGGTGAAAGATGTGATCTGCTTGACGACAGCAATTTCTGGAGAGCACGACTTCAAGGAGCCATTGGCCGGAAAAGGTTCCTACTCATCCTTGACAATGTGTGGAATGAAGAGCAGGACAAGTGGGAGGATGAACTTAAGCCACTACTGTGCACATCTATTGGAGGATCAGGAAGCATGATTGTTGTCACTAGTCGAAACCAACAAGTGGCTGCTATAATGGGCACCCTTCCAACACAGGAGCTAGCATGCTTGACTGAAGATGATTCATGGGAATTATTCTCAAAGAAAGCATTTAGTAAAGGAGTACAAGAGCAACCAGAATTGGTCACTATTGGAAGACGCATCGTCCACATGTGCAAGGGACTGCCTCTTGCTCTGAATACAATGGGTGGCTTGATGAGTTCAAAACAAGAAGTCCAGGATTGGGAGGCCATTGCAGAAAGATATAATAGTGATACCAGTAGAGGCACAGATGAAGTATTGTCCATTCTAAGACTGAGCTACAGACACTTGCCAAAGGAAATGAAGCAATGTTTTGCATTCTGTGCAGTTTTTCCAAAGGACTATGAAATGGAGAAGGATAAGTTGATCCAACTATGGATGGCAAATGGTTATATTCGTGAAGGGGGAACAATGGATTTGGCACAGAAAAGCGATTTTGTTTTCAGTGAGTTGGTTTGGAGGTCCTTTCTTCAAGACATGAAAGCGAAGATATTTTGTAACACACTTCATGAGACAATTATATGTAAAATGCATGATTTAATGCATGACATGGCAAAAGATGTTTCAGATGAATGTGCATCTGCAGAAGAGTTGATTCAAGGAAAAGCATCGATAAAAGATATATATCACATGCAAGTATCACGGCATGAGTTGAATGAAATCAATGGATTACTAAAAGGCAGATCGTCTCTCCATACTTTGTTAACTCAATCAGCTCACAATCACCTTGAGTTAAAACTGAAGTCAGTAAGATCGTTATGTTGTGAAGGTCTTTCTGTTATCCATGGCCAGCTTATAAGTACGGCACACTTGAGGTATCTTGATCTTTCTGGGTCAAAGATTGTTAGCTTGCCAAATTCACTATGTATGCTGTACAACTTACAGTCGTTGTGGCTCAATGGATGCTCCAGGCTACGGTATCTACCAGATGGTATGACAACTATGAGGAAGATCAGCTATATTCATCTTTTGGAATGTGATAGTTTGGAACGGATGCCACCAAAACTTGGTCTACTGCAGAACCTTCGCACACTGACAACATTTATTGTGGACACTGGAGATGACTTAGGAATTGAGGAGCTCAAAGACCTGCGACATCTTGGCAACAGGTTGGAACTGTTCAATTTAAACAAAGTAAAGAGTGGGTCAAAAGTCAATTTCCATGAGAAACAGAACCTAAGTGAATTGTTGTTGTATTGGGGCCGTGACCGAGATTATGATCCATTAGATAATGAGGAATTTAATAAAGACGAAGAAGTACTGGAATCTCTTGTTCCTCATGGTGAACTCAAAGTTTTGAAGCTACATGGGTATGGTGGCTTGGCTATGTCGCAATGGATGAGAGACCCTAAAATCTTCCGGTGCCTTAGAGAACTCGTTATCACTGAGTGCCCAAGATGCAAGGATTTACCGATAGTATGTCTGTCATCTTCTCTTGAAGTTTTGAATTTATCCGAAATGATCAGCCTGACAACATTATGTAAGAACATCGATGTGGCAGAGGCAGGATGCAACACCTCTCAGCAAATTTTCCCAAAGTTGAGAAGGATGCGGTTACAATATTTGCCTGAGTTGGAGAGATGGGCAGAGAACAGTGCAGGAGAGCCTAGTACCTCAGTGATGTTTCCCATGCTTGAAGAGCTAAAAATCTACCATTGCTATAAGCTTGTAAGTTTTCCCGAGAGCCCAGTTCTCacacttctatcttgtcgaggtGACTCTGCACGTGGTCTTGTTCCTGTGAGCATGCCCTTGGGCTCTTGGCCATCTCTTGTCCACTTGGGCATTGGATTGCTGGCTGAGGTGGTGATGCCTCCAGAGGACCTTCAAAGCCAAAACCAAAGACCTCTAGACACCATGCGGAGTTTGAAAATCCTGGGTGAGGATGGTTTCGTATCAATATTTAACCTGTCCAAATCTCAACTTGGGTTTCGAGACTGTTTGGCCTTTGTGGAAAAATTGGAGATTGGATCGTGCCCCAGTATTGTTCACTGGCCAGTGGAGGAGCTCCGATGCTTGCCTTGCCTTCGATCTCTGAATATTTGGTACTGTAAGAACTTGGAAGGGAAGGGCTCATCATCTGAAGAAATCCTTCCACTACCCCAGCTGGAATGGTTATCGATACAgcattgtgagagcttgcttgagaTTCCCAAGTTGCCCACATCCCTAGAGGAAATGGGGATCCGCTGCTGCAACAGTTTGGTAGCTCTGCCTTCAAACCTTGGAAATCTGGCCAAGCTCAGGCATTTCTCCATTGAGGACTGTGGTGAGATGAAAGCACTACCTGATGGGATGGATGGTCTTACTTCCCTTGAGAGGTTGAGTATTGGAGAGTGTCCAGGGATAGAGAAATTTCCACAGAGTCTCCTCCAGAGGCTCCAAGCCCTCAAATTCCTGGAGATAAAAGCCTGCCCTGACCTGCAGAGACGTTGCAGACAAGGTGGGGAGTACTTTGACTTGATTTCTTCTATTTCAAGTAAAGACATTCCAGAAGTAGAGTCCAACATAAAGAAGTTTGTGAAGAAGCTCATCCCCTTCTGCTGA
- the LOC136476987 gene encoding la-related protein 6B-like: protein MAQDDIPESTASGSSSSSAPPARLNAAAPEFTPRSAAQHHNHGNNPHRRGPHHHHQPHHHHHHQPHQHYQPRHQHHPAEDEGSAAATAEDREGPTGAGQAQHRLPEPEARKLVKQVEFYFSDINLATTEHLMKFITKDPDGFVPISVVASFRKIREIVYDRSLLVAALRTSSELVVSEDGKHVKRSQPFNAEEVQSHIVVAENLPEDQKHQTLMKIFSAVGSVKSIRTCYPQDVAAAAANKTSRIEMIFANKLHAFVEYSTVEDAEKAVAEFGGGGNWRDGIRVRSLLGCLKHGLGQGRKGGDEEYAADEDGPDTTDHQQDYGTDVAAQNSEAHFDHQAEDSTHDKGGMRQQGRGRGRGGRGRGRGQYYGHNSRDGHHPVGTPPSEHPAVPKPPPGPRTPDGTRGFTMGRGKPLNPTTDAAANPSTDAA, encoded by the exons ATGGCGCAGGACGACATCCCGGAGTCCACCGCCTctggatcctcctcctcctcagcccCGCCAGCTCGCCTGAACGCCGCCGCGCCCGAGTTCACCCCTCGATCCGCCGCCCAGCACCACAACCACGGCAACAACCCGCATCGCCGCGGCCCGCACCACCACCATCAACCgcatcaccaccaccatcaccagccgcaccagcACTACCAGCCGCGGCACCAGCACCACCCGGCCGAGGATGAGGGGAGCGCCGCCGCGACGGCGGAGGATAGGGAGGGCCCCACTGGTGCGGGGCAGGCGCAGCACCGGCTGCCCGAACCCGAGGCCCGCAAGCTCGTCAAGCAG GTTGAATTTTACTTCAGCGATATCAATTTGGCCACAACTGAACATCTGATGAAGTTCATCACTAAGGATCCGGATGGATTTG TGCCAATATCTGTAGTTGCATCTTTTAGGAAGATCCGGGAGATAGTTTATGACAGATCCTTGTTGGTTGCTGCATTGCGCACATCATCCGAGCTG GTTGTTTCAGAGGATGGGAAACATGTTAAACGCTCACAGCCCTTCAATGCTGAAGAAGTTCAG TCTCACATTGTTGTTGCTGAAAATTTACCTGAGGATCAAAAGCATCAGACTTTGATGAAGATTTTCTCAGCTGTTGGGAG TGTGAAATCCATACGTACCTGCTATCCACAAGATGTTGCTGCAGCAGCTGCTAACAAAACATCGAGGATTGAGATGATTTTTGCTAATAAG CTTCATGCTTTTGTGGAGTATTCAACTGTTGAAGATGCTGAAAAAGCA GTTGCTGAATTCGGTGGAGGGGGAAACTGGAGAGATGGGATTAGAGTTCGTTCACTGCTTGGTTGCCTG AAACATGGATTGGGCCAAGGAAGAAAAGGTGGAGACGAGGAGTATGCTGCAGATGAAGATGGCCCTGACACAACTGACCATCAACAAGACTATGGAACAGATGTTGCTGCCCAGAACTCAGAAGCACATTTTGATCATCAG GCTGAAGATAGCACCCATGACAAGGGTGGAATGAGGCAgcaggggagagggagaggacgtggaggcagaggcagaggccgtggtcagtATTATGGCCACAACAGCCGAGATGGCCACCATCCGGTTGGCACTCCCCCATCGGAGCATCCAGCTGTGCCGAAGCCGCCCCCGGGCCCCCGCACGCCGGATGGCACAAGAGGGTTTACCATGGGCCGAGGGAAGCCGCTCAACCCTACCACTGATGCTGCAGCTAACCCTAGCACTGACGCTGCTTAG
- the LOC136476988 gene encoding uncharacterized protein, with product MERMRRIAGMGKAKVPSVVQAEDKDESVVFFRELYKREKYRDVNLLEPMYSVEFDAIQGGHVCRVPSGKRDFLIPVDEKHDYDWLMTPPAAPLFPSLDTETNSSRMVLQKELPIPPRPVKPSASRLSGKLDGSTTLARPASHTASSSSKTACVKGAPAVSKEKKQPRTADQRPSHKVPTNGKQKAAAASIPGTRTSGAGAPKKHSERCYASQASGTSTSTSTVKGVADQEVPFKAPKNLITTARSIFRRQAPPAVSAQSKGSGSGVDVKKKKNGKAMRQSCPPAATRTMTMSELLLQDRRNELPPRGTNVAGSGAGGEPPSSTGGRAGRAPLMRGIPKADGKAWV from the exons ATGGAGCGCATGAGGAGAATTGCTGGGATGGGCAAGGCTAAGGTTCCATCTGTGGTTCAGGCCGAAGACAAAGATGAGAGCGTTGTCTTCTTCAGGGAGCTGTACAAGCGCGAGAAGTATAGGGATGTGAACCTCCTGGAACCAATGTACTCAGTCGAGTTTGATGCTATCCAAG GTGGTCATGTGTGCAGAGTTCCCTCAGGAAAGAGAGATTTCCTTATACCAGTGGACGAGAAGCATGATTATGACTG GCTGATGACACCTCCGGCTGCACCACTGTTTCCTTCCCTTGACACTGAAACCAACTCCTCTCGAATGGTACTCCAAAAGGAGCTACCAATCCCTCCTCGTCCAGTTAAACCGTCAGCCTCAAGG CTCTCAGGCAAGCTGGATGGATCCACAACATTGGCACGACCAGCATCACATACAGCTAGCTCTTCATCAAAAACAGCCTGCGTCAAAGGCGCTCCGGCTGTCTCCAAAGAGAAGAAGCAACCGCGCACTGCAGACCAGAGACCAAGCCACAAGGTTCCGACGAATGGGAAGCAGAAGGCAGCAGCTGCATCTATTCCAGGTACCCGAACAAGTGGTGCTGGTGCACCGAAGAAACACTCGGAGAGGTGCTATGCAAGCCAAGCCAGCGGcacaagcacaagcacaagcacgGTCAAGGGAGTGGCAGACCAAGAAGTCCCTTTCAAGGCACCGAAGAATCTCATCACAACAGCCCGATCGATATTCCGGCGCCAAGCTCCACCGGCGGTGAGTGCTCAGAGCAAAGGTTCTGGGTCCGGCGTAgatgtcaagaagaagaagaatggcaaggcgaTGAGGCAGTCATGTCCACCGGctgccacaaggaccatgacgaTGTCGGAGCTGCTGTTACAGGACAGGAGGAATGAGCTGCCGCCGAGAGGGACGAACGTAGCTGGGAGTGGCGCCGGCGGTGAGCCTCCTTCCAGCACGGGTGGCCGTGCAGGCAGGGCACCACTGATGAGGGGCATACCTAAAGCAGATGGGAAAGCATGGGTGTAA